In Gigantopelta aegis isolate Gae_Host chromosome 6, Gae_host_genome, whole genome shotgun sequence, the following are encoded in one genomic region:
- the LOC121374774 gene encoding histidine-rich glycoprotein-like, translating into MGHSHRSSIMMGHSHYSSITMEHSHRSSIMMGHSHYSSIMMGHSHYSSFMMRHSHYSSIMMEHSHRSSIMMGHSHRSSIMMGHSHYSSFMMRHSHYSSFMMEHSHHSSIMMGHSHRSSIMMEHSHRSSIMMGHSHRSSIMMEHSHRSSIMMGHSHYSSIMMGHSHYSSFMMRHSHYSSITMEHSHRSSIMMGHSHRSSIMMEHSHRSSIMMGHSHYSSIMMGHSHYSSFMMRHSHYSSITMEHSHRSSIMMGHSHYSSIMMGHSHYSSIMMRHSHYSSIMMEHSHYSSIMMGHSHYSSIMMGHSHYSSIMMGHSHHSSFIISEDHLLLSQYKTSSPPSMICVKRQFNNAI; encoded by the coding sequence ATGGGACATAGTCACCGTTCGTCCATCATGATGGGACATAGCCATTATTCTTCTATCACGATGGAACATAGTCACCGTTCGTCCATCATGATGGGACATAGTCATTATTCTTCTATCATGATGGGACATAGTCATTATTCTTCTTTCATGATGAGACATAGTCATTATTCTTCTATCATGATGGAACATAGTCACCGTTCGTCCATCATGATGGGACATAGTCACCGTTCGTCCATCATGATGGGACATAGTCATTATTCTTCTTTCATGATGAGACATAGTCATTATTCTTCTTTCATGATGGAACATAGTCACCATTCGTCCATCATGATGGGACATAGTCACCGTTCGTCCATCATGATGGAACATAGTCACCGTTCGTCCATCATGATGGGACATAGTCACCGTTCGTCCATCATGATGGAACATAGTCACCGTTCGTCCATCATGATGGGACATAGTCATTATTCTTCCATCATGATGGGACATAGTCATTATTCTTCTTTCATGATGAGACATAGTCATTATTCTTCTATCACGATGGAACATAGTCACCGTTCGTCCATCATGATGGGACATAGTCACCGTTCGTCCATCATGATGGAACATAGTCACCGTTCGTCCATCATGATGGGACATAGTCATTATTCTTCCATCATGATGGGACATAGTCATTATTCTTCTTTCATGATGAGACATAGTCATTATTCTTCTATCACGATGGAACATAGTCACCGTTCGTCCATCATGATGGGACATAGTCATTATTCTTCTATCATGATGGGACATAGTCATTATTCTTCTATCATGATGAGACATAGTCATTATTCTTCTATCATGATGGAACATAGTCATTATTCTTCTATCATGATGGGACATAGTCATTATTCTTCTATCATGATGGGACATAGTCATTATTCTTCTATCATGATGGGACATAGTCACCATTCGTCCTTCATAATAAGTGAGGACCACCTTCTTCTGTCCCAGTATAAGACGAGCAGTCCTCCCAGCATGATATGCGTGAAGCGTCAGTTTAACAATGCGATATAG